The nucleotide window TTTGACTTTTGTTattcaagtaaagaaaaagaatatgatTTTTCACATCATGAAGTCGAAAAAAAactttctccctctctttctgCAGTCAGAGTCACACAGCATTTACAACAAAGGATTACTTGAATATTTTTTGAGCTTGTCGTTACCAAGAAGTAAGGGGTcaatttgattgattaattcCACTACAACAACCGAGCCTTTTGCAACTAAATCAAATAATGCTGTTGTGCTCTATCAAATTATCCAAAAAACAATTCCGTCGCTCaacatttaaattaaacacaatcaaattcAACATAACAAGACCAGCATTCAATTTACAGGTGCATGGTTCACTTGGAACAATAAGGTGCCAATGCCATATTATTCTTACTTCCCAACTGATGGTTCTTTTTCTATAATGAGGGAACCAATGAATGAGTGAGTTTCCTGCATTTGCTTTTCAATTCAGAACCTTTAGATGAATGTGTTTTAAGTTGATTGACTGAGATAATATATGAGTCGTCCAATCCAACCTTCAtccaacaaataaaaatgtgtGCAAATGAATGAACGAATGAGTCTGGTTCCAAATGAGTGATCAAAAGTTAAATCATTAAATCACCTtactctaaaaataaaaatgcaatctCCCTCACATACTCATAAACAAGTTTGAGATTAAGAAAAAATGGCACTTACGGTGTGATATACAAGCGTGGATGAGTTTTAACAAGACTATCCATTTCATCAAAGGCTTCAACCCCAGTTTGCCAAATAACATACAAGCCACTATCCTGTCTCAGCATCTGATAATACAAATTCAGCATCGCAATGTTAACTGCATTGGCGCCAAAAGATCCCGCAAGCACCAACAAAATCCTGCTCCCACTATCCGAACCGGGGAAAAAATGAGACATGGCGGTCACCTTGGAAACGAGGTTCCTAATAGACAACCTCACCGGGTTCCCACACACGAAACACTTGTTCCTCGGGAAACTATCGAGTGTGGAGTTAAAAGCAACGAAGATGGCATCAGcgaagaaggaaagaagagaGTTGGCGAAGCCGGGGACAGAGTTGGGTTCGTGGATGACAACGTTGGTGCCTCTGAGCTTGGCAGCGAGGCAGGCGGGGAAAGAGACGTAGCCGCCGGTGCCGACAACAACGTCGGGTTGGAAGTGTCGGAGGTGGCAGAGGCATTGGATCAGAGACTTGAAGAGACGGTGAGGGAAGAAGAGAAGGTTTTGGGGTGGTGAAGAGACAGAGGCGAAGTCGTAGCCTGCGGAGGAGATTGCGGCGCTTTCCACGCTGTCGGGGGTGCAGAGGAAGAGAAACTGGCACGTGGGGTTGGCGGTTTTCAGCTCCTCCGCGATGGCCACCGCCGGGTACACGTTGCTGCCGGTGCCGCCGCCGGCGAAGGCCACGCGGAGAGTCTCGTTGTTGGAGTTGGATGAGTGGCATGAGATTGAGACTCTTCTGGATAGTGGAGTGCTTTGGAACACGGGAAAGGAGAAGGAAAGGGTGGTTGCCATTAACATTAACGCATGTGCTTGCTCAAGCTCAACTCTGATTTCTGGCAGTTATTATGAGTTACTTGGAAAGTTTCAACCACCAGCGAAAGAAAACAAGTTcttactaaaaaaaagactttttattCAATATGTATGTAACAGTTTACTagagaataaattaaatgaaatcaaCGAGATTAATTATACCTCGCCCTTTGAAGGGTAAAATTACAGTACACGGAAATTCAGGGTTTCAAAGAGCATGTAAAAGCCATGTGCTAGAGTCAAAGGGAGAATTTTATATTAGCTTAGTGTCGACATATGTATATATCTAATCCACGCACGGTTACATACACAGtcagataattattttatagcCATAGTAACTATGTATCAATTCATCGATTCATTCATTATTAACACTGCAAAAATTGTGCCAGGAAATTCTCCAAGCAGTTCTTTAGGCACGCTGCATGCACGTTCATGGATTCCCTTGGTGCCAATAATAAAGATCAGAGCAGAGAGACCCACCTGTGCCacgtttatttcattttttgtttgtttaaaaaatggTGATGATAGTCATGACCAATTGATGAGCCAGAAAATGCAACTTTCGGACATATCTTGATTAATTAACCCTATTCACCACGTGCacatatgttaattaattagcaACCTCAGATTAAGTTCAAAACAGTGTTGTCAGTTGTGGCAGCTGCTACTGCAGTGTAGGTCGTTCACCATATtcataaacatatataattggTAGTGGCTGTGGTGGATGATGGATATATTGAGGCAAAGCCACATTCTGTTGCTGAAAGGTATTTGAACAAACGCAGGATTTCACGCACTTGGGTCTTCGTTTTGACATTTTTGTCATTGGAAACTGGATCAATCTGGCCATATAAACGATCCATTAAACACGccactaaaatattaatttcttatttaaaaaattaaataatataaaattgtgttatcttaaataaaatagacttaattgcatattttgttatctaattataaatattttgtaaatttgtaaattttatcagTCAATTTTTCCCGTCAATTTTACTCccaaagtttttaattttcatacattaattttgtcatttatttattttttgcatttaagcatagagtttttaatttttgtgtattttatcctcactataataataataaaatgatatcattttttaaaaattggtaATAAAatggtgttattttattttttctttaacttttttagtAACACattaatatcaataaaatatgcaagaattaaaaacttaagtgacaaaatttaaaaaaaaacttaggacAGTAAAATTATCAAAACAAAGATAGTTTGGtggaaaaatatgaaatgaagCCAATGAAATATCCTTATTcaatttaggatttttttaatgagaacaatttttgagatttttttcaacctcttatatttttagtctatcccttttatctttatttttaaactaaagtttaatatttttagaagaaattatcaatagttgaaagtatttatttattataaattttagttatataaataaatatttattatatgcaTTCCACATACTAAACTACTAGTATTTTATTATtcgtattaaattaataatgtaacaattgtttttttaaggGAATGTAACAATTTCTAAATATGGGTATAACTGAATTAATGGTAGTCTAAAATtgtaaaacataaatatttttttaaaaaaagtaaaaccttGATAAACATGAAACAGAAATGGTGGTATTAAATTAGGTTGAATTAGTTTAATCATGGGCtgaaaatttattaacttgattttttttttggtacaatgaggaaataaaaagtttattatGTTGATTTGATTGTTAGTGTCTTatgttaaacttttaaaataaattaacttttaacgttattttatatatattgaaaaattatatcttatagttttactttttcttttaaatcttcTCTTACATTATAAGTGAGTAAATAACTCGTAGTAttgtctatatttttttcttttttcatttaaatgtgCGGTATTTCTCACACTATCTAATTAGCAAAAATTCTCAACCATCTCAAATTACCATCTCTTTGTTAgagctgataaaaaaataatcatctcCTTATTAGTCCTTTAGTTTAAAAATGATGATATTGGTCCTctcgtattttttttataaattgtaaattttgtcTTTTCATAGTTTTTAATCTATGGTTTTAGtctttgtataaataaattaatacagGAGACCAAAATCTCAAAATGACAAgttaatctaaaaaatataaaagaataattaaaaaaaagataatttactaATTTTGATCAAGTTAGGtgattattatgttattggtaattttactaataattatatatatgttcgTCTGAATAACTAATATCAACATCAGTGCAAGATAAGATCTGTTAGAACTAATGACTAAAGTATAAGATTTTTCTCTCAGATAATATGTTGGGACCATTGGGATCATATGGTTAATTAGTGGCAAAGGAGAGAAACATGGGTCGATTTTTTATCTATGTCTACTTAATTCTTAGataataaatgaaagaaaaatgataaagaatattaagaagTTGATTAATAAATTGAAGGGCTAAACAAATTTTTGGGTTTAGtacctctttttttctttcaatttaactgtgtttatttttattgctggcaattagtttttataagattaaattcttACTCTTTTATTGCCCAATAATTTGACATCCCTTTCTAGAGAACAGATGTTGGTTGAACGTTTTTATTAGATTAAATTCTTACTCTTTTATTGCCCAATTATTTGACATCTCTTTTTAGAGAACCGATGCTGGTTGAACAATGTTAAATGTCTTTCCAAGTGTGTACTAACATACGGGTTATGTGTCCATTAGACATCTTTCTTAGGAAGCGTTTGTTTCCCACGATAATGGATTCCTAAAAATATGAAGatggaaatatatattttaatgtttgttacaaattttaaaaaactatttttggatattattgatttatgagaatattataattttattttatttttatcatattttcttacatttatatttcaattaGGATGAGATGAAAAAGTGATATTCTGATTGGGAAtgtaaacatttattatttgatatacatgaaaaattcttttttatttaaattactttaaattttaaaaactattctcagaaatattaaaatataaccaaacatatattttttaaaatacccgAGAATAATATTTCAATGTTATATTTTTAGGAATAACcttgttgaaaatataaaataattctgTCAACCAATCGTTtctttaatcataataataaattttaattatttgaataatttgatCTGTGGCTGGCAAATGTAGGGCAGGATTGGCGCCGGAGACAGGTGGAAAGAAATTTGCATAGACAACACCTATCCATATTGTGTTTAAGTTTGATtcgaatgaaattttaataaaaaatcaaatgaaaccGAGTTACAAACATTCTTACTTGACATGTGATTCAACCCGtgaaaataatgatttaagGTTTAATCATCTAATCATAATTAAACAATAGTTGAAcggattttatatttttaatatcatataTTCTCCTCATTTCTAATTATAAGacataattgattaatttgtatttattaagaaagttagtgaatttaattattaatattaaatttgtctataattataatatttttcaaatttatccttaattttattggaaatttattcatcttctttaatttttataggagagagaaagagataattgagagtattttaataaaaaaataattaatgcagagataaaataaaattttataataaaaaattatttactatatcttattttatttgcaGGAAAGCTGATTTTGTAGCGATgataaatgaaagaagaaaaaattgatgCAGTGAGAAATCAACGTTGTAGGTTTGATTATATGACAACTCAACTTTTCCATCCTCTCATTTTGAGAATACAACAACTACTTAAACTTTGAGAGGATCTGAATGACTTAAACTAGGGAATATACTCcaaaatactattttataaacttctaataaatattttcacctACGTATTacttaaaacaaaattagataAGCATAAATGTCTGGCATATTTCACCTCCTTTAAAGCATCCTTGCTTAGAAGATATGTTAAATAATGATTAGTTTTAGCTTCCAGTTAAAAATAAtccatttttattaatatttgagCTTGCCAAGCCATCATTATAATTAATCCGTTTTACCCAGCAGCCTGCAGTGTTAATGCCAATTGGCGCATGAGTTGGGTCATTTCATCGACTTGAGTGGTCTTTCCATGCATTCAGACCCGCGTGATGCCATCATCCCATGGCCCATGGCTGGTCCCAAACACTCATATTAGTACCTAATGCAATATTATTAATATCCTCTCCTAgtctataacaataaaattaagagaGATCCATGCAATCCAATGCTCCATCTCATATAATTATTACTCCTTATGTCCTCATATAATTTttgtgtaagaaaaaaatttacttcttaaaataattatcatttatttttttaatataatattaattacaatttttttatttatatctattatatattaataataaacaacaaaatttaaaaataaattaatgataatatgtaAGATTAAttctataatattattattttctttcatttattttttcaatctgtataaaataacataaagacGATAATTCTTttaagataaaagaaataatttatattactaATACAGGTAACTGAGTGTATAAACATTGTTCAGCTAAAATGAACTCTGCGTACATTGCTTAAACTCATTCCATAACGGTAGCTTTTAGCGTCGAAGAAGTCTCGCATAGAGGATAAATAGTTACACGCTCCAAGACTTTTATGATCTCTactaatattatttgaattggatattattattttttgttcgtaaattaaaaaatatgtgtacGTATATGTCATGTTGAGATTGATTACAATTATAGTCAAATGATAGTTTCACACttcctaatatatatttttcatcagaaaaggattttttgaaataaaaattttaatttaaaatttttagagaAAATTACATCAATTAATTCAAATCCCCTTTGAACATGGAATTTGAAACACACCCCCTTAAAGTAGTTTTTAAGTTTGAATTAAGCTTCTTACCTTATTCATTCTAAGACTTTAAGCTCAAAAACTTTGGTTTGAGGTAGTTTATTTGGAACTACAAGCACATCCATAGTTGTTGGCCGCCTATACTTGAAAACTTCAAGTTTTTGGAAGAGCTAGTTCCTTGCCTGGTttcttgatttattattattattatt belongs to Glycine soja cultivar W05 chromosome 5, ASM419377v2, whole genome shotgun sequence and includes:
- the LOC114413694 gene encoding uncharacterized protein LOC114413694 isoform X1 translates to MLMATTLSFSFPVFQSTPLSRRVSISCHSSNSNNETLRVAFAGGGTGSNVYPAVAIAEELKTANPTCQFLFLCTPDSVESAAISSAGYDFASVSSPPQNLLFFPHRLFKSLIQCLCHLRHFQPDVVVGTGGYVSFPACLAAKLRGTNVVIHEPNSVPGFANSLLSFFADAIFVAFNSTLDSFPRNKCFVCGNPVRLSIRNLVSKVTAMSHFFPGSDSGSRILLVLAGSFGANAVNIAMLNLYYQMLRQDSGLYVIWQTGVEAFDEMDSLVKTHPRLYITPFMHCMGLAYAAADLIVSRAGAMTCYEILATGKPSILIPSPNFSEGNQFRNASLMADLAGVTVITEDELDSSTLAIAIEKILRDKKKMEDMSERALKAANPNASAEIAKHILSLVNLSTKEKRNTATK
- the LOC114413694 gene encoding uncharacterized protein LOC114413694 isoform X2 is translated as MLMATTLSFSFPVFQSTPLSRRVSISCHSSNSNNETLRVAFAGGGTGSNVYPAVAIAEELKTANPTCQFLFLCTPDSVESAAISSAGYDFASVSSPPQNLLFFPHRLFKSLIQCLCHLRHFQPDVVVGTGGYVSFPACLAAKLRGTNVVIHEPNSVPGFANSLLSFFADAIFVAFNSTLDSFPRNKCFVCGNPVRLSIRNLVSKVTAMSHFFPGSDSGSRILLVLAGSFGANAVNIAMLNLYYQMLRQDSGLYVIWQTGVEAFDEMDSLVKTHPRLYITPFMHCMGLAYAAADLIVSRAGAMTCYEILATGKPSILNLWMDAEIVFFFTTVLGIYLDMNHIPSPQLV